The DNA region CGAGCTGGACTGGATGGCGCGCAAGTGCCTGGACCTGCGGCTGTTTCCCCATCCCGAGCGCGGCGCCGATCGCTGGGACTGCTCGGTGCGCGACATTGGCGGCGAGCTGCTCGCGGTGAGCCAATTCACCCTCTACGGCGACTGCCGCAAGGGGCGCCGCCCTGCCTTTGGGGAAGCTGCCCCACCGCAGCACGCCCAGGCTTGCTACGACTACTTTGTAGCCCAACTGCGCCAGAGCGGCCTGCGCGTGGCCACCGGGCAGTTTGGCGCTACCATGCAGGTCAGCATCGATAACGACGGGCCGGTCACGCTGCTGCTCGAGCGCGAGCCGGCAGCCCCGGCATCCGGCTAGGTCCATCCCAGGCGCGCAGCGATCGCGGCTGCAGCAGCCGCTGCGCTTTCGATAGCATTAAACAAACTGTCGAGGCAACGCATAGCAGGCAACGCTCGCTCATGGCAGAGATTCAATTCAACCGCGGCGTCCCGGAGAACACTGTCCCCGAGGTGCGGCTGACGCGCTCGCGCGATGGGACTACTGGAACAGCCACCTTTACCTTCGACTCGCCCCAGGTCCTCAGCGCCGACAACACCGACGAAATTACCGGCATGTACATGGTGGATGAGGAAGGCGAGATTGCTATCCAGGAAGTCAAAGGAAAATTCCTCAACGGCCAGCCCCAGGCCATCGAGGCCATCCACTACATGAAATCCAAAGAAGACTGGGATCGCTTCATGCGCTTTATGGAGCGCTACGCCCAAGAGCACGGCCTCGAGTTCAGCCAAAGCTGAGCTCTATGGCAAACCCGCCGCACGGTCATGGCAGCGCGGGGGAGCGGCTCACCTGCAGCGCGCTCACCGTTAGCGACACGCGCACCGAACGGGACGATGCCAGCGGTCGGCTGATCCGGCAACAGCTGCAGGAGGCAGGCCACATTGTGGGGCCCTACGCCATCGTTCCGGACGAGCCCCAGCGCGTGCGCGCCCAGCTGCAGCAGTTCTGCGGGCGCCGCGATCTGGCAGCCGCGATCGTCAGCGGCGGTACCGGCATTGCCCCGCGCGATACCACCTACGAGGCCGTTGCGGGGTTGCTGGAGCAAACCCTGCCGGGCTTTGGCGAGCTCTTCCGCTGGCTGAGCTACCAAGAAATCGGCAGCCGCGCCCTGGCTTCGCGCGCGATCGCCGGGGTCTGCGGCGGGACGCTCGTTTTTGCCCTCCCTGGGTCCACGGCAGCCGTTCGGTTGGGGCTCGAGCGCTTAATTTTGCCCGAGCTACCGCACCTAGCGCACCAGTTGCGCGGGCGCTAGCCGCTGGCTCGGGCCGGCAGCAGCGAGTTGGTCACGGCCCGCACGACCCCTAGCTGCTGCAGGGCCTGCAGGTCCTGGTAGCAATCCACCGTCCAAGCCCCCAGCTCGATGCCCCCCTCGAGCGCCACCCGAGCCAGCTTGGGGTTTTTGAGCAGCAGCCGGTACTCGCTCAGCAATAGGGCGTTGCCGCAGTCGCGGGCGCGCTCGAGCTTTTGGCGGTAGCGGTAAGCGCTCGTGCCGGCAACGTTGAAGCCCAGCGGCAGGTGGGCGGCGCGATCGCGCACCTGTTGCAAAAAGCGGTCGTCAAACGAGACCAGCACGCAGCGATCGGCCCACGCCGGCGAGGCCAGCAGCGCCACCAAGCGATCAATATCGGCGGGGCCCCAGCAATGCCCCTGCTTGACCTCCGGATAGATTTGGAGCGAGCTGGGGGCCAGTAGGGCCAGGACTTCCTCCAGCGTCGGGATGGGTTCGCCGGCAAACTGGCGGTCGAACCAGCTCCCGGCATCCAGGCGCTTGAGGCGCGCCAGGGGCTTGCGGCGAACGCGGCCCCAACCGTTGGTGGTGCGGTTGAGCCTGGCGTCGTGAATGACGACTGGCGTTCCGTCGGCCGAGAGGTGCAGATCGAACTCGATGCCGTGCGCTGCCGTCCGGCACGCCGCCGAGAACGCGGAAAGCGTATTCTCAGGAGCAACGGCCGAGAATCCCCGATGGGCAATCAGTTCCACGGCTATTGCGCTGGCGCGTCTGCCTGCCGGGCGGAAGGAGCTTCGCTGCAGCGCGCCATTGCGCTTGCCGGGCTGGCGTCGGTGGCGCGCGCTAGCCCCACCGTGCACTCAGAAAGCCGCAGCGGCAGCAGGCTGCGGCGGCAGCGATCCAGAACTGCCTGCGAGTCGGCAACCTCAGTCGCCTCGTGGATCTCGACGGCGCAGCTCGCTAGCTCCAGCGGGTGGCGCATGCCCTCGCAAGCCGAGAGCGCTGCCTCGGCGGCCAGCGGCGTCCGCGCGCCGATTTCGCGCGCGCAAAGCGACAGATCTTGGGGCGTGCGAGCAGCGCCACAAGCAGCCGCAGCGCGCTCCCGCGAGATGCCCGCATCTAGCAACTCCCGGGTGCAAAGCGAAAACCGCTCGCCCAACTCCGCCCGCGCTGGCGCCGCCAGCAAGCCCAGGGCGCTAGCGTGCAACGCGCCCATTGCGACCAGAGCCAGCGCGCGATCGCGATAGCGCCGTCCGTCCATGCTCATCCCCACCTAGCCGGGCTGGATGCAGCCCCTGCTTGCCCTACGGCAACAATCTAGTATTCGGGGACGGAGGCGTCAATTTCGCGGCTCCAAGCCGTGATGCCGCCTTTGAGGTTAGTGCCTTCAATGCCGGCTTCTTGCAGCCGGTTGAGGGCTTGGGCCGAGCGGGTGCCTGCCTTGCAGTGCGCGATGATGCGATGGCCGTTGGCCAGCCGCTCGATCTTGTCGATGCCCGAGCCCCGCTCGATTTCGGAGAGCGGAACGAGATAGGCGCCCGGGATGCGGGCGATTTCGTACTCGTTGGGGTTGCGAACGTCAATCAAGACAAAATCGCTATCGCCGCGATCCATGAGCGCTTTGAGCTCGTGGACCGTCATCTCGGGCAGCGATTGCTGCTGCTGCGCCTGAGGGATGCCGCAGAACTGCTCGTAGTCGATCAGGCCCTCGATGGGCGGGCGCTCCGGGTTGGGGCGCAAGGTGAGCTCGCGAAAGCTCATGGCCTGGGCATCGTAGAGCAGCAAGCAGCCGCTGAGCGTCTGCTGCGATCCCAAAATGACTTTAATAGCTTCGGTGGCCTGAATGGAGCCCACAACGCCGCAAAGAACGCCCAAGACGCCCCCTTCGGCACAGGAGGGCACCATGCCGGGCGGCGGCGGCTCGGGGAACAGGTCGCGGTAGTTGGGGCCGCCTTGGTAGTTAAAGACCGAAATCTGCCCTTCAAAGCGGAAGATGGAGCCGTAGACGTTGGGCTTGCCCTGCAGCACGCAGGCATCGTTGACCAGGTAGCGGGTGGGGAAATTGTCCGTGCCGTCCACCACCAAGTCGTAGGGCTCGAAAATCTCGAGCGCGTTCTCAGAACTCAAACGCGTTTCGTGGACATCAACCTGGCAGTAGGGATTGATATCCAGCACTCGCTGCTTGGCTGATTCGGTTTTGGACTGACCGACCGCAGCGGTGCCGTGGACGATCTGGCGCTGTAAGTTGGAGCTCTCGACGGCATCGAAATCGACAATGCCGATCCGACCGACACCAGCAGCTGCCAAATACATCAGCAGCGGCGAGCTTAGGCCGCCCGTCCCGATGCAAAGGACGCTAGCGGCTTTAAGGCGCTTTTGGCCTTCCAGCCCAAACTCGGGCAGGATAATGTGTCGCGAATAGCGCTCGTATTCGTCCTTATTGAGCTCGATCGCCTCGAGGTTGGGATTCAGCATGGCAGGTCAGGTGGGCGGATTGGGATCGCGGCTGGCTCCCCTCAAGGGGCTGGCAGCCGGCACTCAGCTCAGACAGGCTTGGGACTGGGCCCGAACGATTAGGATAGTGAGCCATCCGGGGCGGCTGCAACGCCGGCAGCCGTGATCGCCTCAGGAACGAAGGTGCCGTCCTCGGCCAGAACCCAACCGTTCAGCTCCCGAGCGCGGCCGTCGCGGACCGCGACGATGGGGTAGGAGTACTCCGGCCAGGCGATCGCGCGATCGAACTCGGAGGGCACGGCCGGATGCTCGGGATGGGAGTGATAGACGCCGATAATGTCGAGCTGGCGCTCGCGCGCGCTTTTTTGGGCCTGCACCATCTCGCGCGGGGCGATGCTAAAGTGGCGCTCCTTACCGGCGGCTAGGGCCTGACTCGAGCGCAGCCCCTCGAAGCTCCGAGCGGTCTCGCCATCCCAAGCATTCTGGGCGGGCCAAAGATCGCAGGTTTGCTTCTCGGCCGCCTGGCGCCATCCCAGCAGCAACCCGCAGCATTCCTGCGGGTAAGCGCGCTCGGCGTGCGCGCGGATGGCCTGCCGTTGGGCCTCGCTCAAATGCAGAACGGCCAAAGCTGCGACGGTCTAGAGATCGATGATGTGGAAGTAAAAGGCGGCAACGAGCAGGTTGCCCAGCAACAGGACCAACGCCCATCCCGTGCGGTAGGGATAGGGCGGTTGGCCGCTTTGGGGAACGGGCAGTTGCTTTTGCTTGTCGCTGTTGGCAGTCATAGCGACCCTCCAGAGTGCAGGTAGTCGGCGCTGCAAGCGCGTGCCTGGTTAGGGCACAGTGGGCTTGCCGCGTTTGCCATCCATCCTATCGGAGTTGGGGCTGCGCGCGCCTCAATCGGCCTCGCCCGCATGGTAGGAGCTGCGCACCAGCGGCCCCGAACGGACGTGCGAGAAGCCCATCTCGCGCGCGATCCCGCCCAAGCGCTCGAATTCCTCGGGCGTCCAGTACTGCTGCACGGGGCGGTGCTCGAGCGAGGGGCGCATGTACTGGCCCAGGGTGAGGCGATCGCAGCCCACAGCGCGCAGGTCCCGCATGGCCTGCACGATCTCGGCCTCGGTTTCGCCGTGCCCCAACATCAGCCCTGATTTGGTGGGAACGCTGGCATCGAGGGCCTTGACCTGGCGCAGGAGCTCGAGCGAGCGGTGGTATTTGGCCCCGCGCCGCACCGGGCCCTGCAGGCGCTCGACCGTCTCGATGTTGTGGTTGAAGCAGGCCGGGCCAGCCCGGACGACAGTGGCGGCGCGCTCGGCCTGGGCTTGCTGGGCGTTGTGGCCGCTCCAAAAATCGGGCGTTAGCACCTCAATGCCGGTCTCGGGGCACTGCTGCCGGATGGCGGCCATGGTGCGGGCAAATTCGCCGGCACCGCCATCGGCGAGGTCGTCGCGCGCTACTGAGGTCAGCACGACGTAGCGCAGTCCCAGTGCCTGCACGGCGTCGGCAATTTTTTGGGGCTCATCGGGATCCAGCGGCATGGGGGCGTGGCCTTTATCCACCTGGCAGAAGGCGCAGGCGCGCGTGCAGGTGGGCCCCATTAGCAGGAACGTGGCCGTTTTGCGGGCGTAGCACTCGCCGCGGTTGGGGCAGCGGCCTTCCTCGCAGATGGTGTGGATCTGGCGCTGCTTGATAACCTGCTGGACCTGCGAGATCGCATCGGCATTGCCGATGGGACGCCGCAGCCACGACGGCAGCGCAGCTACCTCCGAGCGCCAGCGATCGCGCTCTGACAGTTGCTGGGAATCAGGTTGTCGGGCGTCAATAGGCATGACACAACGGATGGCGATGCGCGCTGAGCGCAGTAGCTATCGATTGTAGCCCAAACGCCGCAGCGAGCGCCTGCGGTGCCCGATCGCCATGCATGCCGAGACGCGATGGATTCTGCAGTTGCTAGGACTATCGGTGGGGCTCTCGCTAGCCATCAAGTACGGCGGACCGCTGCTAGCGCTAGCGCCCACTGCCGGCAATGCGCTGCTAGGCATTACCGTGCTGCCGGTGGGCGTTGCTGCGGCGCTGCTGTGGCGCTGGCGGCAGTACCGCCGGCAGCGCTAGCACCTCGGGGGGGCCAAATTGCGATCGCGCGCGCCATCGCCCTAGACTGCTGGCACGCTCGCGATCGCAGCGCTCGCCGGGCAGGCTCGAGAGGCAGTGACTTTGGGACGATGGCTGGGCCTATTCGCACTGCTGGCAGCTGCCTACGTGTTGTGGCAAATCCGGCAGCTGCTGTTGCTGATATTTGCCGCCATTGTTGCGGCAACCGCGCTCAACCTGCTCGTTCGGCGCTTTCGGCGCATGGGCATGCAGCGCGGCTACGCCGTCGTTCTGGCGGTGCTGGCGCTGTTGGGCATTGTGGCGATTTTTGTCTGGCAGATCGTGCCGCCTTTCGTCCGGCAGCTGGTGGAACTAGCCGAGCTGCTGCCGCTGGGCATCCAGCAGCTCAACGATTGGATCGCGTTTCTAGAGGAGCGCCTGCCCAGCGCTGCCATTGAAGCCATCCCGGATGTCAACCGACTGCTAGGCGAGCTACCGCAAGTGCTCAGGCGCTTGTTGGGCGGCGGTCTGACCTTGCTCAGCATCGTGCTCAACACGCTGCTGGTGCTGGTGCTGACCGTCATGCTGCTGGCCGATCCGGATCCGTACCGGCGCGGGTTCGTGCGCCTGTTCCCCTCGTTTTACCGCCGCCGCGCGGATGAAATTCTGGTCCTGTGCGAGCGCGCCCTGCAGGGCTGGCTCTCGGGCAACCTGTTCAACATGGCGGTGGTGGCAACCCTGAGCTTTATCGGGCTGTCGCTGTTGCGCGTCGATTTAGCCCTAGCTCATGCCCTGCTTGCGGGGCTGCTAAACTTTATTCCCAACATCGGGCCGGTTTTGAGCGTGGTGCCGCCGCTGGCGGTGGCACTGCTGGATAGCGGCTGGAAGGTCGTTTCGGTCCTGGGGCTCTATACCGCCATCCAGCAGTTTGAAGGCAGCTTTTTGACCCCCTGGGTCATGGCGCAGCGTGTCTCGCTGCTACCGGCCGTCACGCTCTCGGCTCAGGTGTTTTTTGCCACGTTTTTTGGCATTTTGGGGCTGTTGTTGGCCCTGCCGCTGACAGTGGTGGCCCAGGTTTGGGTGCGAGAGGTGCTGATCCGCGACATTTTGGACGAGTGGCGATCGCGCCAGCCGCAGCGAGCGGATGAGGTGCCGCAGGCGCTGCCGGCAGCCTCAACCGATGCCGAACCGAGGCAGCAGGATTGATGCGGGCGCAGCCG from Cyanobacteria bacterium QS_8_64_29 includes:
- a CDS encoding D-tyrosyl-tRNA(Tyr) deacylase, with the protein product MRTLIQRVASSQVTVGGEIVGQIGPGLNLLVGIGAADTTAELDWMARKCLDLRLFPHPERGADRWDCSVRDIGGELLAVSQFTLYGDCRKGRRPAFGEAAPPQHAQACYDYFVAQLRQSGLRVATGQFGATMQVSIDNDGPVTLLLEREPAAPASG
- a CDS encoding photosystem II reaction center protein Psb28; its protein translation is MAEIQFNRGVPENTVPEVRLTRSRDGTTGTATFTFDSPQVLSADNTDEITGMYMVDEEGEIAIQEVKGKFLNGQPQAIEAIHYMKSKEDWDRFMRFMERYAQEHGLEFSQS
- a CDS encoding AI-2E family transporter; this encodes MTLGRWLGLFALLAAAYVLWQIRQLLLLIFAAIVAATALNLLVRRFRRMGMQRGYAVVLAVLALLGIVAIFVWQIVPPFVRQLVELAELLPLGIQQLNDWIAFLEERLPSAAIEAIPDVNRLLGELPQVLRRLLGGGLTLLSIVLNTLLVLVLTVMLLADPDPYRRGFVRLFPSFYRRRADEILVLCERALQGWLSGNLFNMAVVATLSFIGLSLLRVDLALAHALLAGLLNFIPNIGPVLSVVPPLAVALLDSGWKVVSVLGLYTAIQQFEGSFLTPWVMAQRVSLLPAVTLSAQVFFATFFGILGLLLALPLTVVAQVWVREVLIRDILDEWRSRQPQRADEVPQALPAASTDAEPRQQD
- a CDS encoding glycerophosphodiester phosphodiesterase, whose amino-acid sequence is MAVELIAHRGFSAVAPENTLSAFSAACRTAAHGIEFDLHLSADGTPVVIHDARLNRTTNGWGRVRRKPLARLKRLDAGSWFDRQFAGEPIPTLEEVLALLAPSSLQIYPEVKQGHCWGPADIDRLVALLASPAWADRCVLVSFDDRFLQQVRDRAAHLPLGFNVAGTSAYRYRQKLERARDCGNALLLSEYRLLLKNPKLARVALEGGIELGAWTVDCYQDLQALQQLGVVRAVTNSLLPARASG
- a CDS encoding photosystem one PsaX, which translates into the protein MTANSDKQKQLPVPQSGQPPYPYRTGWALVLLLGNLLVAAFYFHIIDL
- a CDS encoding molybdenum cofactor biosynthesis protein, whose translation is MANPPHGHGSAGERLTCSALTVSDTRTERDDASGRLIRQQLQEAGHIVGPYAIVPDEPQRVRAQLQQFCGRRDLAAAIVSGGTGIAPRDTTYEAVAGLLEQTLPGFGELFRWLSYQEIGSRALASRAIAGVCGGTLVFALPGSTAAVRLGLERLILPELPHLAHQLRGR
- a CDS encoding molybdenum cofactor biosynthesis protein MoeB, which produces MLNPNLEAIELNKDEYERYSRHIILPEFGLEGQKRLKAASVLCIGTGGLSSPLLMYLAAAGVGRIGIVDFDAVESSNLQRQIVHGTAAVGQSKTESAKQRVLDINPYCQVDVHETRLSSENALEIFEPYDLVVDGTDNFPTRYLVNDACVLQGKPNVYGSIFRFEGQISVFNYQGGPNYRDLFPEPPPPGMVPSCAEGGVLGVLCGVVGSIQATEAIKVILGSQQTLSGCLLLYDAQAMSFRELTLRPNPERPPIEGLIDYEQFCGIPQAQQQQSLPEMTVHELKALMDRGDSDFVLIDVRNPNEYEIARIPGAYLVPLSEIERGSGIDKIERLANGHRIIAHCKAGTRSAQALNRLQEAGIEGTNLKGGITAWSREIDASVPEY
- the lipA gene encoding lipoyl synthase, translated to MPIDARQPDSQQLSERDRWRSEVAALPSWLRRPIGNADAISQVQQVIKQRQIHTICEEGRCPNRGECYARKTATFLLMGPTCTRACAFCQVDKGHAPMPLDPDEPQKIADAVQALGLRYVVLTSVARDDLADGGAGEFARTMAAIRQQCPETGIEVLTPDFWSGHNAQQAQAERAATVVRAGPACFNHNIETVERLQGPVRRGAKYHRSLELLRQVKALDASVPTKSGLMLGHGETEAEIVQAMRDLRAVGCDRLTLGQYMRPSLEHRPVQQYWTPEEFERLGGIAREMGFSHVRSGPLVRSSYHAGEAD